A window of the Cannabis sativa cultivar Pink pepper isolate KNU-18-1 chromosome X, ASM2916894v1, whole genome shotgun sequence genome harbors these coding sequences:
- the LOC115715300 gene encoding uncharacterized protein LOC115715300: MALKKLWKDFPGLLLKQALWACARLTTSEEFKRKMNDLKEISEPAYNWLMKKAPTEWSKSHFKTSVKCDMLLNNLCESFNSTILDSRDKMIITLLESIHFWLMGRMCKKRQSVSKWNYSVGKRIFDIIEKNKKVAQQCICTKSIDGSFQVTYITGQVLSVNLETRTCTCRSFDLTGIPCGHALACLWFSNLDAYEFVDPCYKKEAFEATYAKGITPMPSSDEWENKDKNPILPPPETDPPTEKKRKGRPPKKNPDPEIVKRNKRRMKQMAREASSSQQPLNAL, translated from the exons ATGGCCTTGAAAAAGCTTTGG AAGGATTTCCCTGGGTTGCTGTTGAAGCAAGCGCTATGGGCATGTGCTAGATTGACTACCTCTGAAGAgttcaaaagaaaaatgaatGACTTAAAGGAGATTTCTGAACCAGCATATAATTGGTTGATGAAAAAGGCACCCACAGAATGGTCGAAATCACATTTTAAGACTTCAGTAAAGTGTGATATGCTTCTTAACAATCTGTGTGAGAGCTTCAATTCAACAATCTTGGATAGCAGGGACAAAATGATCATCACTCTTTTAGAATCAATACATTTTTGGTTAATGGGAAGGATGTGCAAGAAAAGACAAAGTGTCTCTAAATGGAATTATTCAGTTGGAAAGAGGATCTTTGACATCATTGAGAAGAACAAAAAGGTAGCACAACAATGCATTTGTACTAAGTCAATTGATGGATCATTTCAAGTTACCTACATAACGGGTCAAGTATTATCTGTTAATTTAGAGACAAGAACATGTACAtgcagatcatttgatctaacaGGTATACCATGTGGTCATGCTTTAGCTTGTTTGTGGTTTTCTAATCTTGATGCCTACGAATTTGTGGATCCTTGCTATAAGAAAGAAGCCTTTGAAGCTACCTATGCAAAGGGTATTACACCAATGCCTAGTTCTGATGAATGGGAAAACAAAGACAAAAATCCAATCCTTCCTCCACCTGAAACT GATCCTCCTACTGAGAAGAAAAGGAAGGGTCGTCCCCCCAAGAAAAATCCAGACCCTGAAATTGTGAAGAGAAATAAGAGGAGAATGAAGCAAATGGCAAGAGAAGCTAGTTCATCCCAACAACCACTTAATGCCCTGTAG
- the LOC115703220 gene encoding jasmonate-induced oxygenase 1, with protein MGEVDPAFIQDPEHRPRLVVIEAEGIPLIDLSPAISTSEKLAREIGGACSEWGFFQVINHGVPLECRQKLESAARKFFGQDVEEKRKVRRNETSVLGYFDAENTKNVRDWKEVFDVAVQEPTVVPVSTDPTDDRVVEWFNRWPLYPSELREACEEYSREVEKLAHKMLELIALSLGLAANSLNVYFKDHQTTFMRLNHYPPCPSPALALGVGRHKDGGALTVLAQDEVGGLEVRKKSDGEWIRVKPTPGAFIINVGDIVQVWSNDKYESVEHRVMVNSEKERFSIAFFLNPAHYTVVKPLDELIDENNAPKFKSYNWGKFMTHRKDSAFTKQNIENIQTHHFRMQE; from the exons ATGGGAGAGGTTGATCCGGCTTTCATCCAAGATCCCGAGCACAGGCCTAGGCTGGTGGTAATCGAAGCGGAGGGCATACCACTCATTGACCTTTCACCAGCAATAAGCACCTCCGAGAAACTCGCGAGAGAGATCGGTGGCGCGTGTAGCGAGTGGGGATTCTTTCAGGTGATCAATCACGGGGTACCACTGGAGTGTCGACAGAAACTGGAGTCGGCAGCGAGGAAGTTTTTTGGTCAGGATGTGGAGGAGAAGAGAAAGGTGAGGAGGAACGAGACGAGTGTTTTGGGTTACTTTGATGCAGAAAACACCAAGAACGTCAGGGACTGGAAGGAGGTGTTTGACGTGGCAGTACAGGAGCCCACGGTGGTCCCTGTTTCCACTGATCCCACGGACGACCGAGTCGTTGAGTGGTTCAATCGCTGGCCTCTCTACCCATCGGAGTTAAG GGAAGCATGTGAGGAATATAGTAGAGAAGTGGAAAAACTAGCTCACAAGATGCTGGAACTTATTGCTCTGAGTCTAGGCTTGGCAGCAAATAGTCTGAATGTGTACTTCAAAGACCATCAAACTACATTCATGAGACTCAATCACTACCCTCCTTGTCCCTCTCCTGCCTTGGCACTTGGTGTGGGTCGCCATAAGGATGGTGGGGCCTTAACTGTTCTAGCTCAAGATGAGGTTGGAGGATTGGAAGTTAGGAAGAAATCAGATGGAGAATGGATTCGGGTCAAACCCACCCCCGGTGCTTTTATCATCAATGTTGGGGACATTGTACAG GTTTGGAGTAATGACAAATACGAGAGCGTGGAACACAGGGTGATGGTAAACTCAGAGAAGGAAAGATTTTCAATTGCATTTTTTCTAAACCCTGCACACTACACTGTTGTCAAGCCCTTGGATGAGCTGATTGATGAGAACAATGCCCCTAAATTTAAGTCATACAATTGGGGCAAGTTTATGACGCATAGAAAAGACAGTGCTTTCACCAAacaaaatattgaaaatatccAAACTCATCATTTCCGCATGCAGGAGTAA